Proteins encoded within one genomic window of Clupea harengus chromosome 10, Ch_v2.0.2, whole genome shotgun sequence:
- the si:ch73-60h1.1 gene encoding calcium/calmodulin-dependent protein kinase type IV yields MPTSRTGASAVEYWVDGSRRDVTMEDFYTMGAELGRGATSVVYRCEEKETEKPFAAKVLKKTIDKKIVRTEIGVLLRLSHPNIIRLKEIFETETEISLILELVTGGELFDRIVERGYYSERDAAHVIKQILEAVAYLHKNGVVHRDLKPENLLYADMSLDAPLKIADFGLSKIIDEQVTMKTVCGTPGYCAPEILRGNAYGPEVDMWSVGVILYILLCGFEPFFDPRGDQYMYSRILNCDYEFVSPWWDDVSLNAKDLVSKLIVQDPHQRLTVDQALQHPWVLGKAARFSHMDTTQRKLQEFNARRKLKAAMKAVVATSRMHESSRRRTDSCEMPGPDKTSRQSSMQTEPVPESQTDTEPAEKTTSSTAAEEPEAPQDQPVCTPPLLPAHSPKPSAPPPLVGAPTAPLPTRPPLKPDGPKQTSVIPKTGSFPPRLPMKSRSVVGGAGEKCEPAPPSPKSLSNGFAVGVDGASKTTQCQ; encoded by the exons ATGCCTACTTCACGCACGGGCGCCAGTGCGGTGGAGTACTGGGTCGATGGATCGCGTCGGGATGTCACCATGGAGGACTTCTATACAATGGGGGCAGAACTAGGAAG ggGGGCCACATCAGTCGTTTACCGctgtgaggagaaagagacagagaagcctTTTGCTGCCAAGGTCCTAAAGAAAACT ATCGACAAGAAGATTGTGAGGACTGAGATTGGAGTTCTTCTGCGGCTTTCTCACCCCAacatt ATACGCCTGAAGGAGATCTTTGAGACCGAGACCGAGATCTCTTTGATCCTGGAGCTGGTCACAGGAGGGGAGCTCTTTGATAG GATTGTGGAGAGGGGCTACTACAGTGAGAGAGACGCAGCTCATGTCATCAAGCAGATCCTGGAGGCCGTGGCG TACTTGCATAAGAATGGAGTCGTGCACAGAGATCTTAAACCAGAGAATCTCCTCTATGCTGACATGTCTCTGGATGCTCCGCTCAAGATAG CGGACTTCGGCCTCTCCAAGATAATTGATGAGCAGGTGACCATGAAAACAGTGTGTGGTACGCCAGGCTACTGTG ccCCAGAGATCCTCCGAGGCAACGCTTACGGGCCCGAGGTCGACATGTGGTCTGTGGGAGTCATTCTCTACATCCT GCTGTGTGGGTTTGAACCATTCTTTGACCCGAGGGGGGATCAGTACATGTACAGCCGCATCCTCAACTGTGATTATGAGTTTGTCTCCCCCTGGTGGGACGATGTCTCCCTCAACGCTAAAGACTTG GTCAGTAAGCTGATTGTTCAGGACCCTCACCAGCGCCTGACGGTGGACCAGGCCCTGCAGCACCCCTGGGTGCTGGGCAAAGCCGCCCGCTTCTCCCACATGGACACCACCCAGAGGAAACTACAGGAGTTTAACGCTCGCCGCAAGCTCAAG GCTGCCATGAAGGCGGTGGTGGCCACGAGCCGTATGCACGAGAGCTCCAGGAGGAGGACTGACAGCTGCGAGATGCCCGGCCCCGACAAGACGTCCCGCCAGAGCAGCATGCAAACAGAACCGGTCCCGGAGTCCCAGACCGACACGGAACCTGCCGAAAAGACGACGAGCTCCACCGCTGCGGAGGAACCAGAGGCGCCCCAGGATCAGCCTGTCTGCACCCCGCCACTTCTGCCCGCGCACAGCCCCAAACCCAGCGCCCCTCCGCCGCTCGTGGGGGCTCCGACCGCGCCCCTTCCCACCAGACCCCCCCTGAAACCTGACGGGCCAAAGCAAACCTCGGTCATCCCAAAGACTGGCTCTTTCCCGCCTCGGCTGCCCATGAAGAGCCGCTCGGTGGTGGGGGGCGCCGGTGAGAAGTGCGAGCCAGCCCCACCCAGCCCCAAGAGCCTCAGCAACGGCTTTGCCGTGGGGGTCGACGGGGCCAGCAAGACCACCCAGTGTCAGTAA